From Streptomyces asiaticus, one genomic window encodes:
- a CDS encoding aminotransferase class V-fold PLP-dependent enzyme, protein MSARPAATASAPASVSAPASASAPASVSAAAACEPLPVLGSDVLVPLVTGGEVTYAALDYAASAPALRRVWDDIAAYAPYYGSVHRGAGYLSQLSTDLFENSRKDVAAFLGCREDDQVVFTRSTTDSLNLLAAVAPRGTEVFVFETEHHASLLPWEQREDVTVRYLSAPRSPRQAVETLEKALAGRAGGPALVCVTGASNVTGELWPVRELAAAAHAHGARIVLDAAQLAPHHPVDIAEADIDWVAFSGHKLYAPFGAGVLAGRADWLREARPYLAGGGASRKVTRKEDGGVDVEWHTTAARHEAGSPNVIGVYAIASACKALTEAGFEGLVARERQLIEKVRAGLAEVPEVRVLSLFGDDAPRVGVLSFVVEGWNSSHFAAALSAEYGIGVRDGLFCAHPLVRTLLDSEPDEPGECGAPEAAPGERSLNAIRVSFGAGTPDEHVERFVGAVKELVRDGARWSYRTEDGRCVPDRG, encoded by the coding sequence ATGTCCGCGCGCCCTGCTGCCACCGCCTCCGCACCTGCTTCCGTCTCCGCACCCGCTTCCGCCTCCGCACCTGCTTCCGTCTCCGCTGCCGCCGCCTGTGAGCCGCTGCCCGTGCTGGGCAGCGATGTCCTGGTGCCCCTGGTCACCGGCGGTGAGGTGACCTACGCGGCGCTCGACTACGCCGCCAGCGCCCCCGCGCTGCGGCGGGTCTGGGACGACATCGCCGCCTACGCGCCGTACTACGGCAGCGTGCACCGCGGGGCGGGCTACCTCTCGCAGCTGTCCACCGACCTCTTCGAGAACAGCCGTAAGGATGTCGCCGCCTTCCTGGGCTGCCGCGAGGACGACCAGGTCGTCTTCACCCGCTCCACCACCGATTCGCTCAATCTCCTGGCCGCCGTGGCGCCCCGGGGCACCGAGGTCTTCGTCTTCGAGACCGAGCACCACGCCTCGCTGCTGCCGTGGGAGCAGCGGGAAGACGTCACCGTCCGCTACCTCAGCGCCCCGCGCTCCCCGCGGCAGGCGGTGGAGACGCTGGAGAAGGCGCTCGCGGGGCGCGCCGGGGGCCCGGCGCTGGTGTGCGTGACCGGCGCGTCCAATGTGACGGGTGAGCTGTGGCCGGTGCGGGAGCTGGCCGCGGCCGCGCACGCCCACGGCGCCCGTATCGTCCTGGACGCCGCACAGCTGGCCCCGCACCACCCCGTGGACATCGCCGAGGCGGACATCGACTGGGTGGCCTTCTCCGGGCACAAGCTGTACGCGCCCTTCGGGGCCGGGGTGCTGGCCGGGCGGGCGGACTGGCTGCGGGAGGCCCGGCCGTATCTGGCGGGCGGCGGCGCCAGCCGTAAGGTCACGCGCAAGGAGGACGGCGGCGTCGACGTCGAGTGGCACACCACCGCCGCCCGGCACGAGGCGGGCTCGCCGAACGTCATCGGGGTCTACGCGATCGCGTCGGCGTGCAAGGCGCTGACCGAGGCCGGTTTCGAGGGCCTGGTCGCCCGTGAGCGGCAGCTGATCGAGAAGGTGCGGGCCGGGCTGGCCGAGGTGCCCGAGGTACGGGTGCTCTCGCTGTTCGGCGACGACGCGCCCCGGGTCGGTGTGCTGTCGTTCGTGGTGGAGGGCTGGAACAGCTCCCACTTCGCGGCGGCGCTCTCCGCGGAGTACGGCATCGGCGTGCGCGACGGTCTGTTCTGCGCCCATCCGCTGGTCCGCACCCTGCTGGACAGCGAGCCCGACGAGCCGGGCGAGTGCGGCGCGCCCGAGGCCGCGCCGGGGGAGCGGTCGCTGAACGCGATCCGGGTCAGCTTCGGGGCGGGCACCCCGGACGAGCATGTGGAGCGGTTCGTGGGCGCCGTGAAGGAGCTGGTGCGCGACGGCGCCCGGTGGAGCTACCGCACGGAGGACGGCCGCTGCGTCCCGGACCGCGGCTGA
- a CDS encoding Lrp/AsnC ligand binding domain-containing protein gives MITSIVLIKTNVDQIPETAEKIAALEGVSEVYSVTGAHDLIAMVRVARHDDLADIITGQISKLPGVASTETHIAFRTYSQHDLEAAFAIGLDG, from the coding sequence GTGATCACTTCGATCGTGCTCATCAAGACCAACGTGGACCAGATCCCGGAGACCGCCGAGAAGATCGCCGCGCTGGAGGGTGTGAGCGAGGTCTACTCGGTCACCGGCGCGCACGATCTGATCGCGATGGTGCGGGTGGCGCGGCACGACGACCTCGCGGACATCATCACGGGCCAGATCAGCAAGCTCCCGGGGGTGGCCTCGACCGAGACTCACATCGCCTTCCGGACGTACTCGCAGCACGACCTGGAGGCGGCGTTCGCGATCGGGCTGGACGGCTGA
- a CDS encoding rhomboid family intramembrane serine protease produces MIETSSGRHRPWMAGPGRPWMTYGLIVSCCLIFVLGPASGLNPGYGSGGRLMEAQSTYFERWGVVPTALWSGDPDQPLAPLTALFVHGNWLHLLGNMLFLYVFGAMTEERMGRFQFAVFYLATGYLALLGYAAAHADSAQSLVGASGAISGVLGAFLWLFPRARVTSLFPFLLFLPLRFPAWAVLIFWVALQWLAARQADDRPGVAYLAHLVGFTLGFLYAWARFGRTARVGGAARPSEGESQP; encoded by the coding sequence ATGATCGAGACGTCGTCGGGGCGCCACCGCCCCTGGATGGCGGGGCCCGGCCGCCCCTGGATGACGTACGGCCTGATCGTCAGCTGCTGCCTGATCTTCGTCCTCGGACCGGCCTCGGGGCTCAACCCCGGCTATGGCTCGGGCGGGCGGCTCATGGAGGCCCAGTCCACGTACTTCGAGCGCTGGGGGGTGGTGCCCACCGCGCTGTGGAGCGGCGACCCCGATCAGCCGCTCGCCCCGCTGACCGCGCTGTTCGTGCACGGCAACTGGCTGCATCTGCTCGGCAACATGCTGTTCCTCTATGTCTTCGGGGCGATGACCGAGGAGCGGATGGGCCGTTTCCAGTTCGCCGTCTTCTACCTCGCCACCGGCTATCTGGCGCTGCTCGGCTACGCCGCCGCGCACGCCGACTCCGCCCAGTCCCTGGTGGGCGCCTCCGGGGCCATCTCCGGGGTGCTCGGCGCCTTTCTGTGGCTGTTCCCCCGGGCCCGGGTGACCAGCCTCTTCCCGTTCCTGCTCTTCCTCCCGCTGCGGTTTCCCGCCTGGGCAGTGCTGATCTTCTGGGTGGCCCTCCAGTGGCTGGCCGCCCGGCAGGCCGACGACCGCCCCGGCGTCGCCTATCTCGCCCATCTCGTGGGCTTCACGCTCGGGTTTCTCTACGCGTGGGCCCGGTTCGGGCGGACGGCTAGAGTGGGCGGCGCAGCCAGGCCCAGTGAGGGAGAAAGCCAGCCGTGA
- a CDS encoding NYN domain-containing protein has translation MVERTGDPGAAGDAEGVPEALDRPLPEGVRRRVVALVADAFGGLTVTELPTQLRQYARFTPTRRAKFAGNAMAAAVESDPVFRQRIAGRLRETQRELAEAIEGGSPPAAADPVDVAAVAYVLRPVGWVKLVEAAGEEAQRASAERAGEEAARELQRLREELAEAKAATRHETERTRTELESARKENDVLQRKLRSAQSDVKRGAAALRKIEAELESVRSEAAARQTTADSEARRLRARLAEAESALEASRRAVREGRSVEDMRLRLLLDTVLDAAQGLRRELALPPASMRPADTVDAVEPGKMTPKDIATRALSEMDPALLDQLLALPQAHLVVDGYNVTKTGYPTMPLEKQRLRLLGGLAVLAAQTGAEMTCVFDGAELAAPVLLAPPRGVRVLFSKPGVTADELIRQLVRAEPPGRPVVVVSTDREVADGVARAGARPVASALLLKRLARS, from the coding sequence GTGGTGGAGCGGACCGGTGACCCCGGGGCGGCCGGTGACGCCGAGGGCGTCCCCGAGGCGCTGGACCGCCCCCTGCCGGAAGGGGTGCGACGGCGCGTGGTGGCGCTGGTCGCGGATGCCTTCGGCGGGCTGACGGTCACCGAGCTGCCCACCCAGCTGCGGCAGTACGCCCGTTTCACCCCGACCCGCCGCGCCAAGTTCGCGGGCAACGCGATGGCCGCCGCGGTGGAGAGCGACCCCGTCTTCCGGCAGCGGATCGCGGGACGGCTGCGGGAGACCCAGCGGGAGCTGGCCGAGGCGATCGAGGGCGGTTCGCCGCCCGCCGCGGCCGATCCGGTGGATGTCGCGGCGGTGGCGTATGTGCTGCGCCCGGTGGGCTGGGTCAAGCTGGTCGAGGCGGCGGGCGAGGAGGCCCAGCGGGCCTCCGCCGAACGGGCCGGTGAGGAGGCGGCACGCGAGCTCCAGCGGCTGCGCGAGGAGCTCGCCGAGGCCAAGGCGGCCACCCGGCACGAGACGGAGCGGACGCGCACCGAGCTGGAGTCGGCCCGCAAGGAGAATGACGTGCTCCAGCGCAAGCTGCGCAGCGCGCAGAGCGATGTGAAGCGGGGCGCGGCCGCGCTGCGCAAGATCGAGGCGGAGCTGGAGTCCGTACGGTCGGAGGCGGCGGCCCGTCAGACCACCGCGGACAGCGAGGCACGGCGGCTGCGGGCCCGGCTCGCGGAGGCGGAGTCGGCGCTGGAGGCCAGCCGGCGGGCGGTGCGCGAGGGCCGCAGCGTGGAGGACATGCGGCTGCGGCTGCTGCTGGACACGGTGCTGGACGCGGCGCAGGGGCTGCGGCGCGAACTGGCGCTGCCGCCCGCGTCGATGCGCCCGGCGGACACGGTGGACGCCGTGGAGCCGGGGAAGATGACGCCAAAGGACATAGCGACCAGGGCGCTGTCGGAGATGGACCCGGCGCTGCTGGACCAGCTGCTCGCGCTGCCCCAGGCGCATCTGGTGGTGGACGGCTACAACGTCACCAAGACCGGCTATCCCACCATGCCGTTGGAGAAGCAGCGGCTGCGGCTGCTGGGCGGTCTGGCGGTGCTCGCGGCCCAGACGGGCGCGGAGATGACCTGTGTCTTCGACGGGGCGGAGCTGGCCGCTCCGGTGCTGCTCGCGCCGCCGCGCGGGGTGCGGGTGCTGTTCAGCAAGCCGGGCGTGACGGCCGACGAGTTGATCCGGCAGCTGGTGCGGGCCGAGCCGCCGGGCCGTCCGGTGGTGGTGGTGTCCACCGACCGCGAGGTGGCCGACGGGGTGGCACGCGCCGGAGCGCGCCCCGTGGCATCGGCGTTGCTGCTGAAGCGACTTGCCCGTTCCTGA
- a CDS encoding C40 family peptidase, translating into MASHRRPKQPSRTRVTVLTATAAAAVALTSQAAQAAPKQDKKDVKEQVDKLYEEAEQATEKYNGVKEKQQKLEKQVGDLQDKVARGQEDLNKLRNGLGSMATAQYRSGGIDPSVQLLLSSDPDTYLEKASTLSQLSGKQAESLRKIADKQRTLKQQREEASTKLQDLADTRKALGKKKDEIQGKLSKARNLLNTLTAKERAKLAAQDAERANRSSERVDLGNEVPESGRAAAALAAAKTKIGLPYVWGATGPSSFDCSGLTGWAYQQAGVQLPRISQDQANAGTRISRGELKPGDLVLFYGDLHHIGLYAGGGQVLHAPKPGAGVRYESMDNMPFQFGVRV; encoded by the coding sequence GTGGCGTCCCACCGTCGACCCAAGCAGCCGAGCCGCACTCGGGTAACTGTCCTCACCGCGACCGCGGCCGCCGCCGTCGCTCTCACTTCCCAGGCCGCCCAGGCCGCTCCGAAGCAGGACAAGAAGGACGTCAAGGAGCAGGTCGACAAGCTCTACGAAGAGGCGGAGCAGGCGACCGAGAAGTACAACGGCGTCAAGGAGAAGCAGCAGAAGCTGGAGAAGCAGGTCGGCGATCTCCAGGACAAGGTGGCGCGCGGCCAGGAGGACCTGAACAAGCTGCGCAACGGCCTGGGTTCGATGGCCACCGCGCAGTACCGCTCCGGCGGGATCGACCCCTCGGTGCAGCTGCTCCTCTCCTCCGACCCGGACACCTACCTCGAGAAGGCGTCCACCCTCAGCCAGCTGAGCGGCAAGCAGGCCGAGTCCCTGCGGAAGATCGCCGACAAGCAGCGCACCCTCAAGCAGCAGCGCGAGGAGGCGTCCACCAAGCTCCAGGACCTCGCCGACACCCGTAAGGCGCTCGGCAAGAAGAAGGACGAGATCCAGGGCAAGCTGTCCAAGGCCCGGAACCTCCTCAACACCCTGACCGCCAAGGAGCGCGCCAAGCTGGCGGCCCAGGACGCCGAGCGCGCCAACCGCTCCAGCGAGCGCGTCGACCTCGGCAACGAGGTGCCCGAGTCGGGGCGTGCCGCCGCCGCGCTGGCCGCCGCCAAGACGAAGATCGGCCTCCCGTACGTCTGGGGCGCGACCGGTCCGTCCTCCTTCGACTGCTCCGGACTCACCGGCTGGGCCTACCAGCAGGCCGGGGTGCAGCTGCCGCGCATCTCCCAGGACCAGGCGAACGCCGGCACCCGCATCAGCCGCGGTGAGCTCAAGCCGGGCGACCTGGTGCTCTTCTACGGCGACCTGCACCACATAGGCCTCTACGCGGGCGGCGGCCAGGTGCTGCACGCGCCCAAGCCGGGTGCCGGTGTGCGCTACGAGTCGATGGACAACATGCCGTTCCAGTTCGGCGTCCGGGTCTGA
- a CDS encoding C40 family peptidase, with amino-acid sequence MASCRRVAKPRSGRATVWTAASAAAVASAAALSAVPAGAEPHDPAGRPSARSADDRIATLYAQAERATERYNAAETRARALRRQVGRIQDRVARGQGRVNRMRTALGALAGGQYRTGGIDPGLALLLSGDPAQYLDRAATLDRITSRQTAQLRVLQSAQRTLRQERAEAAAKLVKLEHSRKEVARHKRTVQRRLATARRLVNALPPGEWESYARRASRAGGREHGALAGLVPGALPGGRSPSGSGSDSGYGSGGLPEGLADGPQAVPSSGRAATAFGAARAALGLPYAWGQAGPTAFDCSGLMQWAYAHAGVAIPRTSQAQAHAGQPVPLSEARPGDLVVYRSDASHVAMYAGNGQVIHAPYPGARVRYDPVGMLPISSITRV; translated from the coding sequence ATGGCGTCCTGTCGCCGCGTCGCGAAACCCCGGTCCGGCCGGGCCACCGTATGGACCGCCGCCTCGGCGGCCGCGGTGGCCTCCGCCGCCGCGCTGTCCGCCGTGCCGGCCGGTGCCGAGCCGCACGACCCGGCGGGCCGTCCGTCCGCCCGGTCCGCCGACGACCGGATCGCCACGCTCTACGCCCAGGCCGAGCGGGCCACCGAGCGCTACAACGCGGCGGAGACGCGTGCCCGGGCCCTGCGCCGCCAGGTCGGCCGGATCCAGGACCGGGTCGCCCGCGGCCAGGGGCGGGTCAACCGGATGCGGACGGCGCTCGGCGCACTCGCGGGCGGGCAGTACCGCACCGGAGGGATCGACCCGGGCCTCGCCCTGCTGCTGTCCGGGGACCCGGCCCAGTACCTCGACCGGGCCGCCACCCTGGACCGGATCACCAGCCGTCAGACCGCGCAGCTGCGGGTGCTCCAGAGCGCCCAGCGGACGCTGCGGCAGGAGCGCGCGGAGGCTGCGGCCAAGCTGGTGAAGCTGGAGCACAGCCGTAAGGAGGTGGCCCGCCACAAGCGGACGGTCCAGCGCCGGCTGGCCACGGCGCGGCGGCTGGTGAACGCGCTGCCGCCGGGGGAGTGGGAGAGCTACGCACGCCGCGCCTCGCGGGCGGGCGGACGGGAGCACGGCGCCCTCGCCGGGCTGGTGCCGGGCGCCCTTCCCGGCGGCCGCTCCCCTTCCGGTTCCGGTTCCGATTCCGGTTACGGCTCCGGGGGGCTCCCCGAAGGCCTTGCCGACGGGCCGCAGGCCGTACCGTCCTCGGGGCGGGCCGCCACGGCGTTCGGCGCGGCACGGGCGGCTCTGGGGCTGCCGTACGCATGGGGCCAGGCCGGTCCCACCGCCTTCGACTGCTCCGGGCTCATGCAGTGGGCCTACGCCCACGCCGGGGTGGCCATTCCGCGCACCTCACAGGCCCAGGCGCACGCCGGGCAGCCGGTGCCGCTGTCCGAGGCCCGCCCCGGCGATCTGGTGGTCTACCGCTCCGACGCCAGCCATGTGGCCATGTACGCGGGCAACGGGCAGGTGATCCACGCCCCTTACCCCGGGGCGCGGGTCCGCTACGACCCCGTGGGCATGTTGCCGATCTCTTCCATCACACGCGTCTGA
- a CDS encoding glycosyltransferase family 4 protein gives MDKTLLVTNDFPPRPGGIQAFLHNIALRLDPDRIVVYASTWKRGREGAEATARFDAEQPYPVVRDRTTMLLPTPRVTRRATALLREHGCTSVWFGAAAPLGLMAPALRAAGARRLVATTHGHEAAWAQLPASRQLLRRIGGATDTLTYLGEYTRSRIAAALDPRDAARMVQLPPGVDEKTFHPGSGGDEIRARLGLAERPVVVCVSRLVPRKGQDTLIRAMPSILRRVPDAVLLIVGGGPYAKDLRRLAETTGVAESVRFTGPVPWEELPAHYGAGDVFAMPCRTRRGGLDVEGLGIVYLEASATGLPVVAGDSGGAPDAVLDGETGWVVRGDSAEQSAERVVTLLEDAELRCRMGERGRAWVEERWRWDLLADRLKSLL, from the coding sequence ATGGACAAGACCCTGCTCGTGACCAACGACTTTCCGCCCCGCCCCGGCGGCATCCAGGCGTTTCTGCACAACATCGCGCTGCGCCTGGACCCGGACCGGATCGTCGTCTACGCCTCCACCTGGAAGCGCGGCCGGGAGGGCGCCGAGGCCACCGCCCGCTTCGACGCCGAGCAGCCGTACCCGGTCGTCCGGGACCGTACGACCATGCTGCTGCCCACCCCGCGCGTCACCCGCCGCGCGACCGCGCTGCTGCGCGAGCACGGCTGCACCTCGGTGTGGTTCGGCGCCGCCGCGCCGCTGGGGCTGATGGCCCCCGCGCTGCGCGCGGCCGGGGCGCGGCGGCTGGTGGCCACGACGCACGGCCACGAGGCCGCCTGGGCGCAGCTGCCGGCCTCACGGCAGCTGCTGCGGCGGATCGGCGGGGCCACGGACACCCTCACCTATCTCGGTGAGTACACCCGCTCCCGCATCGCCGCCGCGCTCGACCCCCGGGACGCCGCCCGGATGGTCCAACTCCCGCCCGGTGTGGACGAGAAGACCTTCCACCCCGGCTCGGGCGGCGACGAGATCCGGGCCCGGCTGGGCCTGGCCGAGCGGCCCGTCGTGGTCTGTGTCTCCCGGCTGGTGCCGCGCAAGGGGCAGGACACGCTGATCCGGGCCATGCCGAGCATCCTGCGGCGGGTGCCGGACGCGGTGCTGCTGATCGTCGGCGGCGGGCCGTACGCGAAGGATCTGCGCCGCCTCGCGGAGACCACGGGCGTGGCCGAGTCGGTGCGCTTCACCGGCCCCGTCCCCTGGGAGGAGCTGCCCGCCCACTACGGCGCGGGCGACGTCTTCGCCATGCCCTGCCGCACCCGTCGTGGCGGGCTGGACGTCGAGGGCCTCGGCATCGTCTACCTGGAGGCGTCCGCGACCGGTCTGCCGGTCGTCGCCGGGGACTCGGGCGGGGCGCCGGACGCGGTGCTGGACGGCGAGACCGGATGGGTCGTACGGGGCGACTCCGCCGAGCAGAGCGCCGAGCGCGTCGTGACCCTGCTGGAGGACGCCGAGCTGCGCTGCCGCATGGGCGAGCGGGGGCGCGCCTGGGTGGAGGAGCGCTGGCGCTGGGATCTGCTGGCCGACCGTCTGAAGTCGCTGCTGTGA
- a CDS encoding AMP-dependent synthetase/ligase, translated as MREFSLPALYEVPADGNLTDLIRRNAAQHPDVAVVGRKVDDRWEDVTATAFLAEVRAAAKGLIAAGVEPGDRVGLMSRTRYEWTLLDFAIWSAGGVTVPVYETSSPEQIQWILSDSGAVAALVETGVHEAAVEAVRDTLPALKHVWRIEGDAIGTLHKLGEHVPEEKVDERSSIASADSPATIVYTSGTTGRPKGCVLSHRSFFAECGNAVARLKPIFNTGESSVLLFLPEAHVFGRLVEIAAVLAPIKLGHVPDVKSLTDELAAFRPTLVLGVPRVFEKVYNSARAKAQSEGKGKIFDKAADTAIEYSKALDAPGGPSFGLRFKHKVFDRLVYSKLRAVLGGRATHAISGGAPLGERLGHFYRGIGFTVLEGYGLTESCAATTFNPWDRQKIGSVGQPMPGTVVRIADDGEVLLHGEHLFTEYWNNETATAEALSDGWFHTGDVGTLDEDGYLTITGRKKEIIITAGGKNVAPAVIEDRIRAHALVAECMVVGDGRPFVGALVTVDEEFLPRWAAEHGKPEGVTVAELREDPDLLAEIQQAVDDGNAAVSKAESIRKFRILTTQFTEDSGHVTPSLKLKRNVVAKDFASEIEAIYRG; from the coding sequence TTGCGCGAGTTCAGCCTTCCGGCCCTGTACGAGGTTCCGGCCGACGGCAATCTGACGGATCTCATCCGCCGCAATGCCGCACAGCATCCCGATGTCGCCGTGGTCGGCCGCAAGGTCGACGACCGATGGGAGGACGTGACCGCGACCGCGTTCCTGGCGGAGGTGCGCGCCGCCGCCAAGGGACTGATCGCGGCCGGTGTGGAGCCGGGCGACCGGGTCGGCCTGATGTCCAGAACCCGCTACGAGTGGACGCTGCTCGACTTCGCCATCTGGAGCGCGGGCGGGGTCACCGTGCCGGTGTACGAGACGAGTTCACCGGAGCAGATCCAGTGGATCCTCAGCGATTCGGGCGCGGTGGCCGCCCTGGTCGAGACCGGTGTCCACGAGGCCGCCGTCGAGGCCGTCCGGGACACCCTGCCCGCCCTGAAGCACGTCTGGCGGATCGAGGGCGACGCCATCGGGACGCTGCACAAGCTGGGCGAGCACGTGCCCGAGGAGAAGGTGGACGAGCGCTCCTCGATCGCCAGCGCCGACTCCCCCGCCACCATCGTCTACACCTCGGGCACCACCGGCCGCCCCAAGGGCTGTGTGCTCTCCCACCGCAGCTTCTTCGCCGAGTGCGGCAACGCGGTGGCGCGGCTCAAGCCGATCTTCAACACCGGTGAGTCGTCGGTGCTGCTGTTCCTCCCCGAGGCCCATGTCTTCGGGCGGCTGGTGGAGATCGCGGCGGTGCTGGCGCCGATCAAGCTCGGCCATGTGCCGGATGTGAAGTCCCTGACCGACGAACTCGCCGCGTTCCGGCCCACGTTGGTGCTGGGCGTGCCGCGCGTCTTCGAGAAGGTCTACAACTCGGCGCGGGCGAAGGCCCAGTCCGAGGGCAAGGGCAAGATCTTCGACAAGGCGGCCGACACCGCCATCGAGTACAGCAAGGCGCTGGACGCCCCGGGCGGACCGTCCTTCGGGCTCCGCTTCAAGCACAAGGTCTTCGACCGGCTGGTCTACAGCAAGCTGCGGGCGGTGCTGGGCGGCCGGGCCACCCACGCCATCTCCGGCGGGGCGCCGCTGGGCGAGCGGCTGGGCCACTTCTACCGGGGCATCGGCTTCACGGTGCTGGAGGGGTACGGCCTGACGGAGTCCTGCGCGGCGACCACCTTCAACCCCTGGGACCGGCAGAAGATCGGCTCGGTCGGGCAGCCGATGCCGGGCACGGTGGTGCGCATCGCCGACGACGGCGAGGTGCTGCTGCACGGTGAGCACCTCTTCACCGAGTACTGGAACAACGAGACGGCCACGGCGGAGGCGCTGTCGGACGGCTGGTTCCACACCGGGGACGTGGGCACGCTCGACGAGGACGGCTACCTCACCATCACCGGCCGGAAGAAGGAGATCATCATCACCGCGGGCGGCAAGAACGTCGCCCCGGCGGTGATAGAGGACCGGATCCGGGCCCATGCCCTGGTGGCCGAGTGCATGGTCGTCGGCGACGGCCGTCCCTTCGTGGGCGCGCTGGTCACGGTGGACGAGGAGTTCCTGCCGCGCTGGGCGGCCGAGCACGGCAAGCCCGAGGGCGTGACGGTGGCCGAGCTGCGGGAGGACCCGGACCTGCTGGCGGAGATCCAGCAGGCGGTGGACGACGGCAACGCGGCGGTGTCCAAGGCGGAGTCGATCCGGAAGTTCCGGATCCTGACGACGCAGTTCACCGAGGACTCCGGGCATGTGACGCCCTCGCTGAAGCTGAAGCGGAACGTGGTGGCGAAGGACTTCGCCTCGGAGATCGAGGCCATCTACCGCGGTTGA
- a CDS encoding metallophosphoesterase family protein translates to MRVHVVSDVHGNSEDLEKAGAGADALICLGDLVLFLDYADHSRGIFPDLFGVENADRLVELRTARRFEEARALGNRLWEGLDRNAAIEAGVRRQYAELFAAFPTPTYATYGNVDMPSLWPEYAQPGTTVLDGERVEIGGLVFGFVGGGLRTPMRTPYEIDDETYAAKIAALGEVDVICTHIPPEVPDLCYDTVARRFERGSAALLEAIHTVRPKYSLFGHVHQPLARRMRIGATECVNVGHFASSGTPWTLEW, encoded by the coding sequence ATGCGAGTCCACGTGGTGAGTGACGTGCATGGCAACAGTGAGGACCTCGAGAAGGCCGGTGCCGGGGCGGACGCCCTGATCTGCCTCGGTGACCTCGTTCTCTTCCTCGACTACGCCGATCACTCACGCGGCATCTTCCCCGATCTCTTCGGGGTCGAGAACGCCGACCGGCTGGTCGAACTGCGCACCGCCCGCCGCTTCGAGGAGGCCAGGGCGCTCGGCAACCGGCTGTGGGAGGGGCTCGATCGCAACGCGGCCATAGAGGCCGGGGTCCGCCGCCAATACGCCGAACTCTTCGCCGCGTTCCCCACCCCGACGTACGCCACCTACGGAAATGTCGATATGCCGTCACTGTGGCCGGAGTACGCCCAGCCCGGCACCACCGTCCTGGACGGTGAGCGCGTCGAGATCGGCGGGCTGGTCTTCGGTTTCGTGGGCGGCGGGCTGCGCACTCCGATGCGCACCCCCTACGAGATCGACGACGAGACCTACGCCGCGAAGATCGCGGCGCTCGGCGAGGTGGACGTGATCTGCACCCACATCCCGCCGGAGGTGCCCGACCTCTGCTACGACACCGTCGCCCGCCGCTTCGAGCGCGGCAGCGCCGCCCTGCTGGAGGCGATCCACACCGTCCGTCCCAAGTACTCCCTCTTCGGCCATGTCCATCAGCCGCTCGCCCGCCGTATGCGGATCGGGGCCACCGAGTGCGTCAATGTCGGCCACTTCGCCTCCTCCGGCACCCCCTGGACCCTGGAGTGGTGA
- a CDS encoding SRPBCC family protein produces MAEHTSSSITIEAAPADVMEVIADFDRYPEWSGEVKEADILTKDARGRAEQVRMLLDAGAIKDDYTLQYSWTGDDQVNWSLVKSQMLRTLDGSYRLSARDGGKSTEVTYQLTVDVKIPMLGMIKRKAEKVIIDRALAGLKKRVEGV; encoded by the coding sequence ATGGCGGAACACACCAGCTCGAGCATCACGATCGAGGCGGCCCCGGCCGACGTGATGGAGGTGATCGCCGACTTCGACCGTTACCCGGAGTGGTCCGGTGAGGTGAAGGAGGCCGACATCCTCACCAAGGACGCCCGGGGGCGCGCCGAGCAGGTGCGGATGCTGCTCGACGCCGGCGCGATCAAGGACGACTACACCCTCCAGTACAGCTGGACCGGGGACGACCAGGTCAACTGGTCCCTGGTCAAGTCCCAGATGCTGCGCACTCTTGACGGCTCCTACCGGCTCTCGGCGCGCGACGGCGGCAAGAGCACCGAGGTGACGTACCAGCTCACGGTCGACGTCAAGATCCCCATGCTGGGCATGATCAAGCGCAAGGCCGAGAAGGTCATCATCGACCGCGCGCTCGCGGGGCTGAAGAAGCGCGTCGAGGGCGTCTGA